In Lactiplantibacillus pentosus, the sequence AGCCGCTGGATGGTGTGAAGCGGTGATGACACTGACTAGAAAGTAACCTGAGAACTGCTAATGCGACGTGATGAAGTGTTAGCTGGGTGCCCCCATTAACGGGCCAACGTATCGTGAGTCCTAGGCTGATGCCCGACTGACCGTACGCGAAGGTGACGAGTGTGAACTCGTGACGAAGACAGGTGGTACCACGCGGAAGCGTCCTGACAAAATCAAATGATGATTTTGTCAGGACGCTTTTTTTTAATCTCATGAGAGGAAGATGAACATGTTAGTAACGAGTAGTGATGGTGGTTTGTATCGAGTGTTAATGGTCACAATGACACAAACGGATGATTGGTGACCACTTGTAATGGAGGAAATGCGATGCAAACACAAAAATTAACGTTCAAACATTATCTGATTATTGGTTCCATGCTCTTTGGAATGTTCTTTGGTGCCGGTAACTTGATCTTCCCGATTCACTTAGGGCAACTCGCGGGCAGTCACTGGCTAACGGCTGGGTGGGGCTTCCTGTTAACCGGGACGCTGCTACCACTACTGGGCATTATTGCCATTAGCGTGACGCGCAGTAGTGGGATTTACGACTTGGCCCGGCCAATTGGCAAACGGTACGCGACGATTTTTATGGTGTTAACTTGTGCGACGCTGGGACCGCTCTTTGCGACACCCCGAACGGCGACGACCCCGTTTCAAATCGGGATTGCGAGCCATGTCAGTACCAGTCAGGCGCCGTGGTTCCTGTTCGCCTACTCGTTGATTTTCTTCAGTATCACCTACTGGGCGGCGCGGCGACCAACGCGTATCATTGATACGATTGGCAAGCTATTGAACCCAGCGTTCCTGATTCTGTTGGCGCTGATCTTTGGGATTGCGTTCAGTCGGCCACTGGGGCGGGCAGATGCAACGCCAACTGCCGCCTACCAACACGGGGCTTTTCTAAATGGGTTCTTGCAAGGCTACAACACGATGGATGCATTAGCGGCCCTGTTATTCGGGATTGCAGTCGTTACGGCGATTCGGGGCATCGGCCAACGTGATGCTGGGGCGATTGCGAAGACTGCGGCCAAGTCTAGCCTGCTGAGCATTAGCCTAGAAGCGGTGATTTACTTAGGGTTGATCTGGATTGGTGCGACCTCCTTGTCACAGTTCAAGTTGTCAGCGGATGGCGGAATTGCATTTGGCCAAATCGCGAATGCCTTTATGGGGGTTCCAGGTGAGATTATTCTCGCCATCATGGCGACCT encodes:
- the brnQ gene encoding branched-chain amino acid transport system II carrier protein; translation: MQTQKLTFKHYLIIGSMLFGMFFGAGNLIFPIHLGQLAGSHWLTAGWGFLLTGTLLPLLGIIAISVTRSSGIYDLARPIGKRYATIFMVLTCATLGPLFATPRTATTPFQIGIASHVSTSQAPWFLFAYSLIFFSITYWAARRPTRIIDTIGKLLNPAFLILLALIFGIAFSRPLGRADATPTAAYQHGAFLNGFLQGYNTMDALAALLFGIAVVTAIRGIGQRDAGAIAKTAAKSSLLSISLEAVIYLGLIWIGATSLSQFKLSADGGIAFGQIANAFMGVPGEIILAIMATLTCLTTSVGLATSFAEALHAKFPKISYATFNRLACGASFIIANIGLDQIIAWSTPMLMFLYPLAITLIILAIASPLFQHDPIVYRWTTALTLIPAILDGIASAPTVITNIQWVQTLLAWDQQYLPLAKLGFDWALPAALGLLIGLGWHVVRRMQTAHAYKISQD